From the genome of Pelosinus fermentans DSM 17108:
TTCCTTGAGCCTTAGCGTGCCAGTTGGCCAAAGCCGCCTTAAGAGTTTGACCTTTAAATTGAGTTGCATAATCAATAATCGTCGTTGTCCCACCCATGATTGCCCCTTGTGTACCACTGATAAAATCGTCAGCAGTGGCAGTATTGCCTACTGGCAAATCAAAATGTGTATGGACATCAACACCTCCGGGAAGTAAAAGATGCCCTTCTACATCCAAGATTCTATCCTCAGGTAAAATAATTTCCTTGCCGATAGCAACAATTTTTTCACCTTCAATACGAATATCGGCTTTATAGTAATCAACAGCTGTTACAATAGTTCCACCACGCAAAACAATCCCCACAGCAGCGCCTCCATTAAAACTACAGTGATACTCATCTTTTTAGTATCTCTGTAGTCTATCTATTTGTGCAAAACAATTACCAGTTTAACAACTATGGATATATATGTGTACCGGTTTTTCCAGATACCGCTGCTTCCAAAGACTCAGTATTAGTAATAATAGCTTTTTTACCGCCACTTTCCAAGAAATTTATTACAGCTTGAATTTTAGGTAACATACTGCCAGGAGCAAAATGATTTTCTTGAACATATTGCTTCAATTCATGTAAAGTCACTTTCTCCAATGCTCTTTCATCCGCTTTACCATAATTCAGATACACTAAAGGTACACTTGTTGAAATAATAAGTACGTCTGCATTGATTTGTGCTGCCAGCAAGCTGGAAGCGAAATCCTTGTCAATAACTGCATCAATTCCTTTTAATGTGCCATCATCCTGTTGAATAACAGGAATACCACCACCGCCAACTGCTACAAGACAATATCCTTCTACAACCAACTTTCTAATAATATCAATTTCGACAATTTTCTTTGGGAAAGGGGACGCAACAACACGACGATAACCTCTGCCGGCATCACTTACCAACACCCAAGTAGGGTTTTCCGATTTAATCTTTTGAATATGCTCTTCTGTATAAAAAGAGCCAATTGGCTTTATTGGATTTTCAAAAGCCGAATCCTTAGCATCAACAATTACCTGGGTGACAATGGTAACGGCAGACTTATCAATACCTCTTCTATTAAATTCATTATCCATAGCCTGCTGTATCTGATAACCAATAGCACCCTGCGTATCTGCACCGCAGCTTACCAAAGGCACAGGATGCATTCCTGCTGCCTCCGTGGCAATTTCGGATCGCCTTAAAATAAAGCCTACTTGAGGGCCATTACCATGAGTGATGATTACATTGTAGCCTTTTTCCATCATGCCAGTAATACTTCGTGCAGTTTCACAAACAGCATTATACTGATCTTCAATCGTTTGATGGGAATTGTCACTAATCAAAGAATTACCTCCGATGGCTATAACAGCAAGCTTATTCATCCTTATCGGCCACCCATTAAGAGAGTCATAACGGCTTTTGCAGTATGAAGGCGATTCTCAGCTTCATCATATACGATAGAATGAGGACCATCAATCACAGAATCCTCAACTTCATTATTTCGATCAGCAGGCAAAGCATGCATATACATTACAGTTTTATCTGCAGTTTCCATCTTAGCCTCAGTACATTTCCAAGATTTTTGCGCTATAAGTTTATCATCAACAACAGAAACAGCACCAGAAGCAGCAACGCCTGTTTGGTCATTAACCCAATTTCCCCAGTTTTTAGGAATGACAATTTGTGCTCCTTCATAAGCTGCGGCCTCATCATTCGTGACTGTTACAGTACCGCCATATGTAGCAGCATTTTCCTTGGCCTGTTCAATGACCCAATCAGGAAGTTCCCAACCTTTAGGATGAGCCAGCCATACATCCATGCCATAACGAGGGAATGCCAACAATTGTGATACAGGCACAGAAATTGGTTTCTTATGACTTTCCGCATACGCCCAAATGATAGCAACCTTTACACGTTTTAAATCACCAAGTTTTTCTTTCATGGTCATTAAATCCGCTAATGCTTGGAACGGATGGTAGAGGTCACACTGTAGGTTCATGATAGGTTTATGGGACCATTTCGCCATTTCATTCAGATATTTATTACCATAACCCCAGTTGCAATAACGGCAAGCAATAGCATGACCAAAACGAGAAAGGATAATGGCTGTATCTTTCGCACTTTCACCATGTGCAATTTGCATACTGCTAGAATCAAGAAAACCTGCATGCCCACCAAGTTGAGCAAAGCCAGCTTCCATAGAATTCCTAGTGCGAGTTGATTGCTCAAAGAACATTAAAAACATAGATTGATTTGGTAAATAATTCGTAGGAACACCCATAGCAAATTTTTTCTTAAGATCAAATGACACTTCAAGCATAGTATCTACTTCTTCTCTAGTAAAATCTTCCAGGTTGATGAAATGTCTCCCACGAAAAATGGTTTGCATAATAATAATCCCCCTAAATTTTTTATATTTATAGAAAAATGATTTTTAATAAAAAACAAACATTATTTATTTACAAGATTTGCAGTATGAGCAGGCATTTTGGCAGCATATTCGGTAGTATAAATCATGGGAATAACTGCATATACTGCGGCACAATTGACTAATTCTTTCTTCCAAGTTCGCTCATTTGGTGCATGAGCCTGATCTTCATGTCCCGGTCCAAAACCAATACAAGGAATACCATAACGCCCCATAATCGAAACCCCATTGGTTGAGAATGTCCATTTGTCTACTTTAGGTTCTTCTTTAAATAAGCCTTTATAAGAATCAACTACGGCGTGACAAACGGGATGTTCATCTTCAATCAACCATGTTGGGAAATAACACTCAGTAGGATAAACCAAATTCGTATAAGAAGGTCTTTCATATTGATACATTGTAACTTCTGCATTTGCAGCTTTTACAGAAGGAAGATTTTTAATCTGCCCAATTGCATAGTCACCTGTCTCACCCACAGTCAATCGTCTATCTATAGAAATCCAGCAACTATCAGCCACAGCACATCGGGAAGGTGAAGTATGGAATATTTCCGATACTGTCAGGCTGCCTTTACCTAAGAAATCATGGTCCACTAGATTTTCATGAAGAGCTTTCAATTCATTTAGAATTCCAGCCATTTTGTAAATTGCATTATCCCCGCGTTCAGGAGCTGAACCGTGACAGCTTACACCTTTCGTTGCTACTTTGATTTC
Proteins encoded in this window:
- the arcC gene encoding carbamate kinase: MNKLAVIAIGGNSLISDNSHQTIEDQYNAVCETARSITGMMEKGYNVIITHGNGPQVGFILRRSEIATEAAGMHPVPLVSCGADTQGAIGYQIQQAMDNEFNRRGIDKSAVTIVTQVIVDAKDSAFENPIKPIGSFYTEEHIQKIKSENPTWVLVSDAGRGYRRVVASPFPKKIVEIDIIRKLVVEGYCLVAVGGGGIPVIQQDDGTLKGIDAVIDKDFASSLLAAQINADVLIISTSVPLVYLNYGKADERALEKVTLHELKQYVQENHFAPGSMLPKIQAVINFLESGGKKAIITNTESLEAAVSGKTGTHIYP
- a CDS encoding ornithine carbamoyltransferase; its protein translation is MQTIFRGRHFINLEDFTREEVDTMLEVSFDLKKKFAMGVPTNYLPNQSMFLMFFEQSTRTRNSMEAGFAQLGGHAGFLDSSSMQIAHGESAKDTAIILSRFGHAIACRYCNWGYGNKYLNEMAKWSHKPIMNLQCDLYHPFQALADLMTMKEKLGDLKRVKVAIIWAYAESHKKPISVPVSQLLAFPRYGMDVWLAHPKGWELPDWVIEQAKENAATYGGTVTVTNDEAAAYEGAQIVIPKNWGNWVNDQTGVAASGAVSVVDDKLIAQKSWKCTEAKMETADKTVMYMHALPADRNNEVEDSVIDGPHSIVYDEAENRLHTAKAVMTLLMGGR
- a CDS encoding YgeY family selenium metabolism-linked hydrolase, which codes for MKVDFNKVLELAKKYEPDMSKFLRDMIAIPSESCQEEKVILRIKEEMEKVGFDRVEIDPMGNILGYMGHGTHLIAMDAHIDTVGIGNPENWKYDPYEGYEDDEIIIGRGGSDQEGGMASMVYAGKIIKDLKLEEDYTLVVVGSVQEEDCDGLCWQYIINEDKLKPEFVVITEPTDGKIYRGQRGRMEIKVATKGVSCHGSAPERGDNAIYKMAGILNELKALHENLVDHDFLGKGSLTVSEIFHTSPSRCAVADSCWISIDRRLTVGETGDYAIGQIKNLPSVKAANAEVTMYQYERPSYTNLVYPTECYFPTWLIEDEHPVCHAVVDSYKGLFKEEPKVDKWTFSTNGVSIMGRYGIPCIGFGPGHEDQAHAPNERTWKKELVNCAAVYAVIPMIYTTEYAAKMPAHTANLVNK